AAAAACGCCCCTTTTCGCAGTGGAATCATAAATAAACAGAGTTTATGCAATACTCTCCTAGAGGCGATGGAACCCGGAGGTTATCTTACTGTAAAAACTTTCAGCAACGGAAAAGATGTTATTTTGGCGATAAGTGACCAGGGTAAGGGAATCCCCCCTAAACATATGGATAAAATGGGCATACCGTTTTTTACCGCCAAAGACTGCGGCACAGGCTTAGGACTCGCTGTATGCTATAAAATAGCCGCCAGGCATAATGCAGCAATAGACATATAAACCAGCCCGGCAGGCACTACTTTTTTTGTTAATTTTAAAGTACCGGAAAACTGAGGACGCTGATGTTCACAGGTGAAATAAGTCAATTATCTTAATAAGTCAAGCCTGACCCCTTATTTGTAACCGCCTATTTGATTCCAAATAGGCGGCGGGTATTTTCAAGCAGGGTTTTAGAGAGTTCTGCAGCAGGTATTTCCCTTATCCTGGCGATTTCTTCAATGGCATAGCGGACATAGAGGGGTTCGTTTCTCTTTCCCCTGTACGGCTCAGGTGTAAGAAAAGGAGAATCGGTTTCAGCAAGAATCCTGTCCGGGGGCACACTTGCGGCGATTGATTTTAAGGTATTGTTGCCTTTATAAGTTATCACTCCGGCAAAGGAAATATAAAAGCCCATTCCCAGGCACTCCCGGGCCATTTCCGGGCTGCCGGAAAAGCAGTGGATAACTCCCCCGGCCGGACCGACTTTGTCACTGCGCAGTATATCCAGCAGATCCTCATGCGCCTGCCGGCTGTGGATAATTACCGGCAGGTTGAGCTCCCGGGCAAGGGCAAGCTGCTCCCTGAAAACCTGGCGCTGAACGTCCTGCGGGCTTAGATTCCGGTAAAAGTCCAGACCGGTTTCACCTATGGCAACAACCTTGTCGCGTGCGGCCAGTTTTTTAAGATCGTCCAAATAGGTTTTTGGCGCCTCGCCGGAGTCGTGGGGGTGGATTCCTACGGCTGAGTAGATAAAATCCGCCTGTCCGGCAAGGTCAACGCTGCGGCGGGAAGAATCCAGGTCATAACCCACATCAATGACCAGGGACATACCTTCCGCCCTTGACCGCTCAACAACTTCTCTTCTGTCAGAATCAAATTTCCTGTCAACCAGGTGGGCATGGCTGTCCGCCAGGATCAGGCGGGTGCCGTTATCCAGTGCCGGGCTCAAAAGAATCACCTCGAAATCTAATGACTTTACACTTCTATCCTCGGGAATAGGGCCTGTTCACGCTTCACCGTCAAGCCGGCGGGCAGCCTGCC
This genomic stretch from Desulfotomaculum sp. harbors:
- a CDS encoding hydrolase TatD, translating into MLADSHAHLVDRKFDSDRREVVERSRAEGMSLVIDVGYDLDSSRRSVDLAGQADFIYSAVGIHPHDSGEAPKTYLDDLKKLAARDKVVAIGETGLDFYRNLSPQDVQRQVFREQLALARELNLPVIIHSRQAHEDLLDILRSDKVGPAGGVIHCFSGSPEMARECLGMGFYISFAGVITYKGNNTLKSIAASVPPDRILAETDSPFLTPEPYRGKRNEPLYVRYAIEEIARIREIPAAELSKTLLENTRRLFGIK